From the genome of Biomphalaria glabrata chromosome 17, xgBioGlab47.1, whole genome shotgun sequence, one region includes:
- the LOC106061473 gene encoding alpha-2A adrenergic receptor-like isoform X1, with protein MSFDYALNNLPKFKRIDLYVCVCILDFATGVRNEMAQEEGSKNTSHNISEENYLQNLQSQTTKDLIPAMVFLGSVAVIGIIGNSLVLFVYTRRFPETPVRVFLVAVAALDLITNVIVIPGEIYDLLHSWMFDKPNVCKVRLYFTVSTTMASAFLLLALAITRYRKICRPFKKQVSITQAKVICLIVVILAHLLPIPYAMIHGRQKKDTERPEIKGYFCAVDDQYVGTFWPKFSSALFGFLFVSCCSPLIVLYVLIWLKARKHRVNRITQPVSTKSPHCELSNRAVSSSTTDEACSGSDAGPKRALIGDSRIESNRVIMSSSKPQSSQIVISQDIKRDCTSDELGTSSPLPRPHVHASALKEKSELSKESESFASNKEDTGSLTTDRTGLDFQYLNAKDTSKNREESAEEGNDPPGRTRQGGMGRTSYMLLIISVSFIVGFLPFLALDSYKSARPEVFASVKGYASSFYHLFLRFCLMNSCINPIVYNVFDLKFRSEVKKIIGCC; from the exons ATGTCTTTTGACTATGCGTTAAATAACTTACCAAAGTTTAAAcgcatagatctatatgtttgtgtgtgcatTTTGGATTTTGCAACGGGGGTTCGAAATGAAATGGCACAGGaagaag GTTCAAAGAACACCTCTCACAATATCAGTGAAGAAAACTATCTCCAGAACCTGCAAAGCCAGACGACAAAAGATCTTATCCCTGCCATGGTCTTTTTGGGATCTGTTGCTGTTATCGGGATCATCGGGAATTCCCTTGTTCTATTTGTGTATACGCGGAGATTTCCGGAAACTCCAGTTCGTGTTTTTCTTGTGGCAGTGGCAGCCCTTGACCTAATTACTAACGTCATTGTTATACCTG GTGAAATCTACGATCTGCTTCACTCCTGGATGTTTGACAAGCCAAATGTCTGCAAGGTCAGGCTGTACTTTACAGTGTCCACCACCATGGCCTCGGCTTTTCTGCTTCTGGCCCTCGCCATCACAAG gtataGAAAAATATGTCGACCATTCAAAAAACAGGTGAGCATTACCCAGGCGAAAGTCATTTGCCTCATCGTGGTCATCCTTGCCCATCTCTTGCCCATTCCTTATGCAATGATCCATGGGCGTCAGAAGAAAGACACAGAGCGTCCAGAAATCAAGGGATACTTCTGCGCCGTAGATGACCAGTACGTCGGCACCTTCTGGCCCAAGTTCAGCTCCGCGCTCTTCGGCTTCCTCTTCGTCTCTTGCTGCTCGCCTCTGATTGTCTTGTACGTCTTGATCTGGCTGAAGGCGAGGAAGCACCGAGTCAACAGAATCACTCAGCCTGTTTCAACGAAGTCTCCTCACTGCGAGCTTTCCAATCGTGCTGTCAGCTCATCCACCACAGACGAGGCTTGCTCCGGTTCAGACGCCGGCCCTAAAAGGGCGCTAATCGGAGATTCCCGAATAGAATCGAATCGCGTTATCATGTCGTCATCTAAACCTCAGAGCAGCCAAATTGTTATTTCTCAAGATATAAAAAGGGATTGCACGTCCGATGAACTTGGCACTTCTTCTCCGCTTCCACGGCCTCATGTGCATGCTAGCGCTTTGAAAGAAAAATCAGAATTATCTAAAGAGAGTGAATCTTTTGCTTCCAATAAGGAAGACACTGGCTCATTAACCACCGACAGAACAGGCTTAGACTTTCAATACTTAAACGCTAAAGATACTTCTAAAAACCGAGAAGAGAGCGCAGAGGAGGGTAATGATCCCCCTGGTAGGACACGCCAAGGAGGAATGGGGCGTACCTCGTATATGCTACTGATAATCAGTGTTTCTTTCATTGTTGGGTTCTTGCCTTTCCTAGCTCTCGACTCCTACAAGTCAGCCCGTCCCGAAGTGTTCGCCTCTGTAAAAGGATACGCCTCTTCGTTTTACCACCTCTTCTTAAGGTTTTGTCTCATGAACAGCTGCATCAATCCTATAGTATACAACGTATTTGACTTGAAGTTTAGGTCAGAGGTCAAGAAAATCATAGGATGCTGTTAA
- the LOC106061473 gene encoding alpha-2A adrenergic receptor-like isoform X2: MVFLGSVAVIGIIGNSLVLFVYTRRFPETPVRVFLVAVAALDLITNVIVIPGEIYDLLHSWMFDKPNVCKVRLYFTVSTTMASAFLLLALAITRYRKICRPFKKQVSITQAKVICLIVVILAHLLPIPYAMIHGRQKKDTERPEIKGYFCAVDDQYVGTFWPKFSSALFGFLFVSCCSPLIVLYVLIWLKARKHRVNRITQPVSTKSPHCELSNRAVSSSTTDEACSGSDAGPKRALIGDSRIESNRVIMSSSKPQSSQIVISQDIKRDCTSDELGTSSPLPRPHVHASALKEKSELSKESESFASNKEDTGSLTTDRTGLDFQYLNAKDTSKNREESAEEGNDPPGRTRQGGMGRTSYMLLIISVSFIVGFLPFLALDSYKSARPEVFASVKGYASSFYHLFLRFCLMNSCINPIVYNVFDLKFRSEVKKIIGCC, encoded by the exons ATGGTCTTTTTGGGATCTGTTGCTGTTATCGGGATCATCGGGAATTCCCTTGTTCTATTTGTGTATACGCGGAGATTTCCGGAAACTCCAGTTCGTGTTTTTCTTGTGGCAGTGGCAGCCCTTGACCTAATTACTAACGTCATTGTTATACCTG GTGAAATCTACGATCTGCTTCACTCCTGGATGTTTGACAAGCCAAATGTCTGCAAGGTCAGGCTGTACTTTACAGTGTCCACCACCATGGCCTCGGCTTTTCTGCTTCTGGCCCTCGCCATCACAAG gtataGAAAAATATGTCGACCATTCAAAAAACAGGTGAGCATTACCCAGGCGAAAGTCATTTGCCTCATCGTGGTCATCCTTGCCCATCTCTTGCCCATTCCTTATGCAATGATCCATGGGCGTCAGAAGAAAGACACAGAGCGTCCAGAAATCAAGGGATACTTCTGCGCCGTAGATGACCAGTACGTCGGCACCTTCTGGCCCAAGTTCAGCTCCGCGCTCTTCGGCTTCCTCTTCGTCTCTTGCTGCTCGCCTCTGATTGTCTTGTACGTCTTGATCTGGCTGAAGGCGAGGAAGCACCGAGTCAACAGAATCACTCAGCCTGTTTCAACGAAGTCTCCTCACTGCGAGCTTTCCAATCGTGCTGTCAGCTCATCCACCACAGACGAGGCTTGCTCCGGTTCAGACGCCGGCCCTAAAAGGGCGCTAATCGGAGATTCCCGAATAGAATCGAATCGCGTTATCATGTCGTCATCTAAACCTCAGAGCAGCCAAATTGTTATTTCTCAAGATATAAAAAGGGATTGCACGTCCGATGAACTTGGCACTTCTTCTCCGCTTCCACGGCCTCATGTGCATGCTAGCGCTTTGAAAGAAAAATCAGAATTATCTAAAGAGAGTGAATCTTTTGCTTCCAATAAGGAAGACACTGGCTCATTAACCACCGACAGAACAGGCTTAGACTTTCAATACTTAAACGCTAAAGATACTTCTAAAAACCGAGAAGAGAGCGCAGAGGAGGGTAATGATCCCCCTGGTAGGACACGCCAAGGAGGAATGGGGCGTACCTCGTATATGCTACTGATAATCAGTGTTTCTTTCATTGTTGGGTTCTTGCCTTTCCTAGCTCTCGACTCCTACAAGTCAGCCCGTCCCGAAGTGTTCGCCTCTGTAAAAGGATACGCCTCTTCGTTTTACCACCTCTTCTTAAGGTTTTGTCTCATGAACAGCTGCATCAATCCTATAGTATACAACGTATTTGACTTGAAGTTTAGGTCAGAGGTCAAGAAAATCATAGGATGCTGTTAA